Within Cellulophaga sp. L1A9, the genomic segment ATTGACAATCAAATTAGGCTTCATCGTCTGATATAATTGATCTTCCATCGCGTATTTTCCCGGAGCAAGCGCCCATTTTTCAATCATGAACTCTGGCACTTTTAAGGTAAAATCATACGCCTTTTCTTTATCAAAATTTGTCACTATTATTAGTTTTTCATCAGCAGACCATCTACAAAAAGTAAATATACGATGATCATAACCTGGAGTATTATCCTTGTTATAATAATGAATTTCTTGATACTCGCCCATTAAAGCATTACTTTGAATGGTAAAATTTAATAAGCGTTTATAGAAATCACGTAAGCTTTTTTCTTCTGCTGTGGATTGTCCTCCATCAAACTTTTTATTATTTACCCAGCGTTGAAATGTAGGCACGCCAATATAATCAAAGATTGATGTTCTACTTGGGCTCCCAAAACCTGCTTTTTCTGCACCAGGCTCCCCCACTTCTTGTCCAAAATAAATCATGGTGGGCGCAGTACTTAATGTAGCAGACACCACCATTGCCGGTTTTGCTATTTTAGCATCGCCTGTAAATTCAGGACTCGCAATGCGTTGCTCATCATGATTTTCTAAAAAACGAAGCATATGGTGTTCAATATCTTTCATACCACGTTCTACGGTCTCTATGTGATCTGTCCACCCGTGACCAGCCATAATATGCTTAAGACTATCATATAACTCAACCTTATCATACAGATAGTCCATTTTACCTTTATGAATATACGTTCGATACAAATCAGGGTTATAGACCTCAGCCAATAGAAAAGCATTTGGATTTTTCATTTTGATACTAGAATTCATGTAGCTCCAAAATTCAACGGGAACCATTTCAGCCATATCAAAACGAAAACCATCAACCCCCATTTCTAACCAATACAGTGCAATATCCTTAAATTTAATCCAAGAATCTGGCACATCTTTATCTTTCCAAAACTCAAAATGTGCTTTATAATCTTTAGCATCAAAACCGTCGGGAAGCAAATCAAAATCATAAGTACCATCAGGTCGAACCCCATAATTAACCTTTACTGTCTCATACCAATCATTCATATCTGGTTGCGCTAAACGCGACCCATTGCCCGTCCATCTGGCAGGAACTTCCTTATATTTTCCATCGGCTAAATCTTCTTTTTCACCTCCTAATGGTTGGTACCCATTTCGCCATTGTGGGACTTGAAATTCAGCATTGGGAATGTAATAGAAATTATTATCTTTTTTATAGACTACCGAGGTATCATCTGATGCGCCAAAAGGTTCCTTTCCCTTCGGCGTGGTTTTCCCTTCATAATTGCGAGCTACATGATTTGGAACGATATCAATAATAAGTTTTAAACCCACTTTATGTGTGCGCTTAATTAATGCCTGAAACTCCTTTAATCTTTTTTTAGGATCATCTGCCAAATCTGGATTTACATTGTAATAATCTTTTACCGCATATGGAGAACCCGCTCTACCTTTCACAATATCTGGATCATCATTAGAAATACCAATTGCTGTGTAATCTCTGATCACATCATGATGAGGAACACCAGTATACCAAATATGTGTTATGCCTAAATCTTTAATTT encodes:
- a CDS encoding alpha-amylase family protein, with amino-acid sequence MKKGCALLVLALLFACKNDKKEEKIMKPTSSIKNKEVVYQVFTRLFGNINTTNKTWGTIEENGVGKFSDFTEKALTEIKDLGITHIWYTGVPHHDVIRDYTAIGISNDDPDIVKGRAGSPYAVKDYYNVNPDLADDPKKRLKEFQALIKRTHKVGLKLIIDIVPNHVARNYEGKTTPKGKEPFGASDDTSVVYKKDNNFYYIPNAEFQVPQWRNGYQPLGGEKEDLADGKYKEVPARWTGNGSRLAQPDMNDWYETVKVNYGVRPDGTYDFDLLPDGFDAKDYKAHFEFWKDKDVPDSWIKFKDIALYWLEMGVDGFRFDMAEMVPVEFWSYMNSSIKMKNPNAFLLAEVYNPDLYRTYIHKGKMDYLYDKVELYDSLKHIMAGHGWTDHIETVERGMKDIEHHMLRFLENHDEQRIASPEFTGDAKIAKPAMVVSATLSTAPTMIYFGQEVGEPGAEKAGFGSPSRTSIFDYIGVPTFQRWVNNKKFDGGQSTAEEKSLRDFYKRLLNFTIQSNALMGEYQEIHYYNKDNTPGYDHRIFTFCRWSADEKLIIVTNFDKEKAYDFTLKVPEFMIEKWALAPGKYAMEDQLYQTMKPNLIVNENKTGEFSIQIKPLESFIFKLK